One Fusobacterium ulcerans DNA segment encodes these proteins:
- a CDS encoding SIS domain-containing protein, which translates to MEFKNCVTWKEIIQQPSIWREEVEIIKEKLPEISRFLDGIKENKIKVIFTGAGSSEFVGNTISSYINSKVDIEVVSIPTTDIVSMPEQYLNKDTATILISCARSGNSPESVATVALADKLVGNIYHIFVTCNPEGKLAKISENQDNKFLLLMPEKTNDKGFAMTGSFSSMLVAGVLVLLREKFEYYAEKILYISKIVEKNLENILADADVISDLDIERIVYLGDGTLKGLAEEVSLKVLELTGGKIASFYNTFLGFRHGPKSIVNDKTTIVCMMSNNKHTRVYELDLLKEFKSEKGEKKIVVLDTIFDKEVKENSDFYFSFGDEKMGEMEEVVAGLGYLVYGQLISLLKSSKLGINPDNPCPTGEVNRVVKGVIIHNYEK; encoded by the coding sequence ATGGAATTTAAAAATTGTGTAACATGGAAAGAAATAATTCAGCAGCCATCTATTTGGAGAGAAGAAGTGGAAATAATAAAGGAAAAACTTCCAGAAATAAGCAGATTTTTAGATGGAATAAAAGAAAATAAAATCAAAGTAATATTTACAGGTGCAGGGTCATCAGAATTTGTAGGAAATACAATAAGCTCATATATAAACAGTAAAGTGGATATAGAAGTAGTTTCTATTCCTACTACAGATATAGTATCTATGCCAGAACAATACTTGAACAAAGATACAGCAACAATACTGATATCTTGTGCAAGATCAGGAAATTCTCCTGAGAGTGTAGCAACAGTAGCGTTAGCAGATAAATTAGTAGGAAATATATATCACATATTTGTAACTTGCAATCCAGAAGGAAAGCTGGCAAAAATATCAGAAAATCAAGACAATAAATTTTTACTGTTAATGCCTGAGAAAACAAATGATAAAGGATTTGCCATGACAGGAAGTTTTTCATCTATGTTAGTTGCTGGAGTACTTGTTTTATTGAGAGAGAAATTTGAATATTATGCAGAAAAGATACTTTATATATCAAAAATTGTAGAGAAAAATTTAGAAAATATTTTAGCAGATGCAGATGTTATTTCAGATCTGGATATAGAAAGAATAGTATATTTAGGAGATGGAACTTTAAAAGGACTAGCAGAGGAAGTATCTTTAAAGGTTTTAGAACTTACTGGGGGGAAAATAGCTTCTTTCTATAATACTTTTTTAGGATTCAGACATGGGCCTAAATCAATAGTAAATGATAAAACAACTATTGTATGTATGATGTCAAATAATAAGCATACAAGAGTTTATGAACTTGACCTGCTAAAAGAATTTAAAAGTGAAAAGGGAGAAAAGAAAATAGTGGTGTTGGATACTATTTTTGATAAAGAGGTAAAAGAAAACTCTGATTTTTATTTTTCTTTTGGAGATGAAAAAATGGGAGAGATGGAAGAGGTAGTTGCTGGACTTGGATATCTTGTATATGGACAATTGATTTCTCTTTTAAAATCATCAAAGCTTGGAATAAATCCAGATAACCCTTGTCCTACAGGGGAAGTAAACAGAGTGGTTAAAGGTGTAATTATCCATAACTATGAGAAATAA
- a CDS encoding tagatose-bisphosphate aldolase subunit GatY — MLVSTRQLLLDAQKRKYAVPAFNVHNMETIQTVIEAASELKSPIIVAATPGTMKYAGAEFFIKLVEICSEKYDIPIAMHLDHHEDYNEIVNAIDIGTKSVMIDASHLDFEENIKKVQMVVDYVHKFDVTVEGELGILGGQEDDLVRDDKDSKYTNPAQAKEYVERTGIDSLAVAIGTAHGVYKEEPKLDFERLAEIRAVVDIPLVLHGASGVPADQVKRAIDLGITKVNIATELKMPFAETLREVLVNNPNESDPRKYFGPAKESMKKVAIEKILMCGSNGKA, encoded by the coding sequence ATGTTAGTTTCAACAAGACAATTATTGTTAGATGCTCAAAAGAGAAAATATGCTGTTCCAGCTTTTAATGTTCACAATATGGAGACAATTCAAACTGTAATAGAAGCAGCTTCTGAATTAAAATCACCAATTATTGTAGCTGCAACCCCAGGAACAATGAAATATGCAGGAGCAGAATTTTTTATAAAGTTAGTGGAAATATGTTCAGAAAAATATGATATCCCTATAGCAATGCACTTAGATCATCATGAAGATTATAACGAAATAGTGAATGCCATTGACATAGGAACAAAGTCAGTAATGATTGATGCTTCTCATTTAGATTTTGAAGAGAATATAAAAAAAGTACAAATGGTGGTAGACTATGTTCATAAATTTGATGTTACAGTTGAAGGGGAGTTAGGAATACTTGGAGGGCAGGAAGATGATCTGGTAAGAGATGATAAAGACAGCAAATATACAAATCCTGCTCAGGCAAAAGAATATGTAGAAAGAACGGGAATAGATTCTCTTGCAGTAGCAATAGGAACAGCCCATGGAGTGTATAAAGAAGAACCAAAACTGGATTTTGAAAGACTTGCAGAAATAAGAGCAGTGGTAGATATTCCTTTGGTTTTACATGGGGCTTCAGGAGTTCCAGCGGATCAGGTAAAAAGAGCAATAGATTTAGGTATAACAAAAGTAAATATTGCAACAGAATTAAAAATGCCTTTTGCTGAAACTTTAAGAGAAGTATTGGTGAATAACCCTAATGAAAGCGATCCAAGAAAATATTTTGGACCTGCTAAAGAATCAATGAAAAAAGTGGCCATTGAAAAAATATTAATGTGTGGAAGTAATGGAAAGGCATAG
- the pfkB gene encoding 1-phosphofructokinase codes for MNKILTVTLNPAIDVRYNIEKIEMGNINRTTAVEKNAGGKGINVSRVIKQLGGDILATGIVGGYTGKLFLSKLDKDSIENSFLETDFETRTCIAAIDKNTGKITEFLESAEGKEKDFEKFLEKYISILEKGIKLVCGSGSLLKGIKKDSYNILINEASKRGIKFILDTSGDTLAKGIEAAPFLIKPNQDELEDMFKKKFATLNEIVEGAREIIKKGVENVMVTLGGNGAVLITKNEVYRATFPKVQIKNTVGSGDSTIGGFAYGIAEGKSLEESFKLGVACGTTNAMLDTTGSIDLEILDTVLKSIKIEKILNN; via the coding sequence ATGAATAAGATTTTAACAGTTACACTTAATCCTGCAATAGATGTAAGGTACAATATTGAAAAAATTGAGATGGGAAATATAAACAGAACTACAGCTGTTGAAAAAAATGCTGGAGGAAAGGGAATAAATGTAAGCAGAGTAATAAAGCAACTGGGAGGAGATATTCTTGCTACTGGAATTGTAGGAGGATATACAGGGAAACTATTTTTATCAAAATTAGATAAAGACAGCATAGAGAATAGTTTTTTGGAAACTGATTTTGAAACGAGAACCTGTATAGCTGCAATTGATAAGAACACAGGAAAAATAACTGAATTTCTTGAATCAGCTGAGGGAAAGGAAAAAGATTTTGAGAAATTTTTAGAAAAATATATCTCGATTTTAGAAAAAGGAATAAAGTTAGTATGTGGTTCTGGAAGTCTTTTAAAAGGAATAAAAAAAGATTCCTACAATATTCTTATAAATGAGGCTTCTAAAAGAGGGATAAAATTTATTCTTGATACAAGTGGAGACACTCTTGCAAAAGGGATTGAAGCTGCTCCTTTTCTTATAAAACCTAATCAAGATGAGCTGGAAGATATGTTTAAGAAAAAATTTGCTACTTTAAATGAAATAGTTGAAGGAGCAAGGGAGATTATAAAAAAAGGCGTGGAAAATGTGATGGTAACTCTTGGGGGAAATGGAGCAGTGCTCATAACTAAAAATGAAGTCTACAGAGCAACTTTTCCAAAAGTTCAAATAAAAAATACTGTAGGGTCAGGAGATTCAACAATTGGAGGATTTGCCTATGGAATTGCTGAAGGAAAAAGTTTAGAAGAAAGTTTTAAACTGGGAGTGGCCTGTGGAACTACAAATGCAATGCTTGATACAACAGGGAGTATTGATTTAGAAATTCTGGATACTGTATTGAAAAGTATAAAAATAGAAAAAATATTAAATAACTAA
- a CDS encoding EAL domain-containing protein, with protein sequence MNTDKHEEIKDFFTQFNTVYFKERDIQKTLSFLDKDIFAFGITETDIVHNFEEMKTMITKEIENNPSSYSYDFEYLKIFTIAKNLFLLICISNIKKECPDSNEPPANFRASIIIKETEKGYKFSAIHVSVPIHASNIFLDLNKKIGNIHLNAQHTALDLLNSSVPGGMIGGYYKENFPLYFVNDQLLKKLGYKSQEEFIEDTGGLVINGIHPEDRDHVCKVVEASLKLKEEYEVEYRMKKSNGSYIWVLDRGRLVQTENGPVIVSICFDITEKVQLQQNIKTITDNIPGGVYKLKFDEDFTVIYGNDGFYKLYGYTPEEMKILLGNKLIAVTFPEDISKVKAILKNAFENKLKNFEFEKRITTKNGEVRSLLTKGVFVKEGDEYIINSIVIDISDRKAIEDKLKFNQAKLKLAMNSTKCIIFEYDLDSKTLTHLRIPPGNEIPGIIYNVPESRIKNNEIHPDHIETYRELYNSVLDGNPRSCGTIKTRLKNTKYKWTKIKLNNIIINGIPTRKVIGIVEDITEHQEFQFLNLFNSTLKKALLEDSMGYAYIDLSEDKVSNISGTWQKYLDKDLEYTYTYFFKKMLTLVHPEDKEKIKHAFSKENVIKNIAMGKLEESVEFRAIKENKEIIWCLINMKIINNPISGNREAIVYTKNIDIYKSLKCSYVPSIAQTNLKNDYIIDMETLRSEAKFNNLENILIDFKRTTENSPVNDDLFQYLTNILGKYYKAAHVSIMKYDESLHQYICAFEYCQPGKSSNKKHWNDLKIRKGSDWEILHKDKKIIKINDIEVLKNNDIVNYLNFVKLDIQSYFSVTIEAFHQDSLYLILDNLESPSVNIGFFELVSYVIESKIKDEILKNKFSFLDYHDMLTGLSNHKSFVEYKWNRSFHNYASLGLITSDINGLKQLNDKYGPLFGDEMIIKTAHIFKKYFPEEKLFRLSGDEFLVVCENIDNETFIRNIDNIKLEFSNFENRGLSIGYSWADDEIDFDVLHKNAEELMYIDKQKYYQNTNFTSKHYRPALLQKLLAEIKNNEYHVFLQPMIDLKTKKLSGTEALIRHINSDGVITPPIKFIPLLEKERLIRYIDFFVFEEVCKTLHRWKSEGKKLVPISLNFSRNTLLESDFVKTLKIIAAKYNVLRSLIEIEITETIGEIDTKIISNISKEIKNAGFTIALDDFGSKYSNISLFTTLEFDTLKLDRSLVEKLQVSSEKKIIVRSVINMCKEMNVRTVGKE encoded by the coding sequence ATGAATACTGATAAACATGAAGAAATCAAAGATTTTTTTACACAATTCAATACTGTTTATTTTAAAGAAAGAGATATCCAAAAAACTTTGTCTTTTTTAGACAAGGATATTTTTGCTTTCGGAATAACTGAGACGGATATTGTTCATAATTTTGAAGAAATGAAAACTATGATTACTAAAGAAATCGAAAATAATCCTTCTTCTTATTCTTATGATTTTGAGTATTTAAAAATCTTTACAATAGCAAAAAATCTTTTTTTACTTATCTGTATCAGTAATATAAAAAAAGAGTGTCCTGACTCTAATGAACCCCCTGCAAATTTTAGAGCGAGTATAATTATAAAAGAAACTGAAAAAGGATATAAGTTTTCTGCAATCCATGTTTCAGTTCCTATTCATGCTTCAAACATTTTTCTTGATCTTAATAAGAAGATTGGAAATATTCATCTCAATGCTCAGCACACTGCACTTGATCTTTTAAATTCCTCTGTCCCTGGTGGAATGATTGGAGGATATTACAAAGAAAACTTCCCTCTATATTTTGTTAATGACCAGCTATTAAAAAAATTAGGATATAAATCACAGGAAGAATTTATAGAAGATACAGGTGGTCTTGTAATAAACGGTATTCATCCTGAAGACAGAGATCATGTTTGTAAAGTAGTTGAAGCTTCATTAAAATTAAAAGAAGAATATGAAGTAGAATACAGAATGAAAAAAAGTAATGGCTCATATATATGGGTATTAGATAGAGGACGTCTTGTACAAACAGAAAATGGCCCTGTTATTGTAAGTATTTGTTTTGATATTACTGAGAAAGTACAATTACAGCAAAATATAAAAACTATTACTGATAATATTCCTGGAGGAGTATATAAGCTGAAATTTGATGAAGACTTTACTGTGATCTATGGTAATGACGGCTTTTATAAACTCTATGGATACACTCCTGAAGAAATGAAGATACTTCTTGGAAATAAGCTTATTGCTGTTACATTCCCAGAAGATATTTCAAAGGTAAAAGCAATTTTAAAAAATGCCTTTGAAAATAAACTTAAAAATTTTGAATTTGAAAAAAGAATAACTACTAAAAACGGTGAAGTCAGATCTCTTTTAACAAAGGGAGTTTTTGTCAAAGAAGGAGATGAGTATATTATCAACTCCATTGTTATTGACATCAGTGATCGTAAAGCAATTGAAGATAAACTTAAATTCAATCAGGCAAAACTTAAACTTGCAATGAACTCTACTAAGTGCATTATTTTTGAATATGATTTAGATTCAAAAACTTTAACTCATTTAAGAATCCCACCTGGAAATGAAATTCCAGGAATTATATACAATGTTCCTGAAAGCCGTATAAAAAATAATGAAATTCATCCAGATCATATAGAAACTTATCGTGAGCTTTATAATTCTGTTCTTGATGGAAATCCAAGAAGCTGTGGTACAATAAAGACCAGATTAAAAAATACAAAATATAAATGGACAAAAATAAAACTAAACAATATTATCATTAATGGTATTCCAACTAGAAAAGTAATCGGAATAGTTGAGGATATCACTGAACATCAAGAATTTCAATTTTTAAATCTTTTCAACTCAACTTTAAAGAAAGCCCTATTGGAAGATTCTATGGGATATGCCTACATAGATCTTTCTGAGGATAAAGTAAGTAATATTTCTGGTACTTGGCAAAAATATCTTGATAAAGATTTGGAATATACATATACATATTTTTTCAAAAAAATGCTTACTCTTGTGCATCCTGAAGATAAAGAAAAAATAAAACATGCTTTTTCAAAAGAAAATGTAATAAAAAATATAGCAATGGGAAAACTTGAAGAATCAGTAGAATTTCGTGCTATCAAAGAAAATAAAGAAATAATATGGTGCCTTATTAATATGAAAATTATTAATAACCCTATAAGTGGCAATAGAGAAGCTATTGTTTATACTAAAAATATAGATATTTATAAAAGCTTAAAATGTTCTTATGTTCCTTCTATTGCTCAAACAAATCTTAAAAATGATTATATTATAGACATGGAAACTTTAAGAAGCGAAGCAAAATTTAATAATCTTGAAAACATTTTAATTGATTTTAAAAGAACAACTGAAAATTCACCTGTAAATGATGATTTATTTCAATACCTGACTAACATTCTTGGAAAATATTATAAAGCAGCTCATGTTTCTATTATGAAATATGATGAATCTCTTCATCAATATATATGTGCTTTTGAATATTGTCAGCCTGGAAAATCATCTAATAAAAAACACTGGAATGATTTAAAAATAAGAAAAGGATCAGATTGGGAAATTCTTCACAAAGATAAAAAAATTATAAAAATTAATGACATTGAAGTATTAAAGAATAATGATATCGTTAATTATCTCAATTTTGTTAAACTTGATATTCAATCATATTTTTCAGTTACTATTGAAGCTTTTCATCAAGATTCTCTCTATTTAATATTAGATAATCTGGAAAGCCCTTCTGTGAATATAGGATTTTTTGAATTAGTAAGTTATGTTATTGAAAGTAAAATAAAAGATGAAATCTTAAAAAATAAATTCTCTTTTTTAGATTACCATGATATGCTCACTGGATTGTCTAATCATAAAAGTTTTGTAGAATATAAATGGAATAGAAGTTTTCATAATTATGCTTCTCTTGGCCTGATAACTTCTGACATCAATGGTTTGAAACAGCTCAATGATAAATATGGCCCTCTTTTTGGAGATGAAATGATTATCAAAACTGCACATATTTTTAAAAAATATTTTCCTGAGGAAAAACTTTTTAGACTTAGTGGTGATGAATTTCTAGTTGTTTGTGAAAATATAGACAATGAAACTTTCATAAGAAATATAGATAATATAAAATTAGAATTTTCAAATTTTGAAAATAGAGGACTGTCAATTGGGTATTCATGGGCTGATGATGAAATTGATTTTGATGTTCTTCATAAAAATGCTGAAGAATTGATGTATATTGATAAACAGAAATATTACCAAAACACAAATTTTACAAGCAAACATTATCGTCCAGCATTACTTCAAAAGTTATTGGCTGAAATTAAAAATAATGAATATCATGTATTTTTACAGCCTATGATAGATCTTAAAACAAAAAAATTATCTGGAACAGAAGCTTTAATAAGACATATTAATTCAGATGGAGTGATCACTCCTCCTATCAAATTTATTCCTCTGCTTGAAAAAGAACGTCTTATTCGTTATATAGATTTCTTTGTATTTGAAGAAGTTTGTAAAACTCTTCATAGATGGAAATCAGAAGGGAAAAAATTAGTTCCAATATCTCTTAATTTTTCAAGAAATACACTTCTTGAATCTGATTTTGTAAAGACTTTAAAAATAATAGCAGCAAAATACAATGTTTTAAGAAGTCTTATAGAAATAGAAATCACTGAAACAATTGGCGAGATAGATACAAAAATAATTTCAAATATAAGCAAAGAGATAAAAAATGCTGGTTTTACTATTGCTCTTGATGATTTTGGAAGTAAATACAGTAATATCAGCTTATTTACAACATTGGAGTTTGACACTTTAAAATTGGATAGGAGCCTTGTTGAAAAATTACAGGTAAGCTCAGAGAAAAAAATAATTGTCAGAAGTGTTATTAATATGTGTAAAGAAATGAATGTAAGAACTGTAGGGAAGGAATAG
- the yqeK gene encoding bis(5'-nucleosyl)-tetraphosphatase (symmetrical) YqeK, producing MLEELRDRVRKRMREKRYIHTLGVEEKAVELAEKYGADIEKCRIAAILHDVAKEMQIDKMKDICQKNFSEELSKEDMEINEILHGFAGCIIARDEFGITDEDILNGIKYHTVGKRGLSLLGRIIYIADGIEKNRDYPAVDEIRREVEKDLDKGIILEIDRKVEYLTERKGKIHKNTVEMREWLKKKQPKEEK from the coding sequence ATGCTGGAAGAATTAAGAGACAGAGTCAGAAAAAGAATGAGAGAGAAAAGATATATACATACCTTAGGTGTGGAGGAAAAAGCAGTTGAATTAGCAGAAAAATATGGAGCTGATATAGAGAAATGCAGAATAGCGGCGATACTGCATGATGTAGCTAAAGAGATGCAAATAGATAAAATGAAAGATATATGTCAAAAAAATTTTTCTGAAGAACTTTCAAAAGAAGACATGGAGATAAATGAAATACTTCATGGTTTTGCTGGATGTATAATAGCGAGAGATGAATTTGGGATAACAGATGAAGATATTTTAAATGGAATAAAGTATCATACTGTTGGAAAAAGAGGACTCAGCCTTTTAGGCAGAATAATATATATTGCAGATGGTATTGAAAAAAACAGAGATTATCCTGCTGTTGATGAAATAAGAAGAGAAGTTGAAAAAGACTTGGACAAAGGGATAATATTAGAAATTGATAGGAAAGTAGAATATCTCACAGAAAGAAAAGGAAAAATACATAAAAATACTGTAGAGATGAGAGAGTGGCTGAAGAAGAAACAGCCTAAGGAGGAAAAATGA
- the rnr gene encoding ribonuclease R translates to MNLDKELERLKQLMDKGKGLKLDEITKLLGWSLKNKKENREILDKWIEDGDLMRNNRGKYNIPENLGFVKGTFSIIKDRFAFVDTADEGIFIPKPHFNSALDGDTVLVKITAGLNGDKKKEGEVVKVISRERDTIVGILQRNENFGFVTPTHSFGKDIYIPYRMMKDAKNQQLVVVKITSWGTNEKKPEGEIIEVIGDPYNTNNMIEALIVREGMSETFSKPVLIEARNIPVTISKEEIAKRKDLRDLPIITIDGDDAKDLDDAVYVKKLPNGNYKLIVSIADVSHYIPEGSMLDQEAFKRGNSVYLVDRVLPMFPKEISNGICSLNPDEDKLTFTCEMEIDQNGKVVDSETYKSVIKSVRRMTYTNVNRMIAGEEEALKEYSDIKDMVMEMLELSKIIRQVKYNRGSIDFDLPEIKLILDEDGKVKYIKNRERGESERIIEDFMIAANETVAEKLFWMEIPSVYRTHEKPDPERIKNLNETLSKFKYRIHSLDEIHPKKFQKIIEDSKERGINLLVHKLILMALKQARYTVDNLGHFGLASGYYTHFTSPIRRYADLTVHRILNSVLHGYPSKKVIAKNAEELPQICTHISKTERSAMKIEDESIKIKLVEYMIDKVGEEYDATIVGFSNKRVFFETEEHVECFWDVVAAKHYYEFDDREYVMKDMDGGKVYSIGDKYKVILVRASLAELEIEVVPQVAMEEGL, encoded by the coding sequence ATGAATTTAGATAAAGAATTAGAAAGATTGAAACAGCTTATGGATAAAGGAAAAGGATTGAAGCTGGATGAAATAACAAAACTTTTAGGATGGTCTCTTAAAAATAAAAAAGAAAATAGAGAGATCCTTGATAAATGGATAGAAGATGGAGACCTCATGAGAAATAACAGAGGCAAATATAATATTCCTGAAAATCTTGGATTTGTAAAAGGAACTTTCAGCATAATAAAAGACAGATTTGCTTTTGTAGATACTGCTGATGAAGGGATATTTATTCCTAAACCTCATTTTAATTCTGCATTAGATGGAGATACTGTATTGGTAAAAATAACAGCAGGGCTCAATGGAGATAAGAAAAAAGAGGGAGAAGTAGTAAAAGTAATAAGCAGAGAAAGGGATACAATAGTTGGAATACTCCAAAGAAATGAAAATTTTGGATTTGTAACACCAACTCATTCATTTGGAAAGGATATATATATCCCATACAGAATGATGAAAGATGCTAAAAATCAGCAGCTTGTTGTAGTAAAAATAACTTCATGGGGAACTAATGAGAAAAAACCTGAGGGAGAAATAATAGAAGTAATTGGAGATCCGTATAATACTAATAATATGATTGAGGCTCTTATTGTAAGAGAAGGAATGTCAGAAACTTTTTCTAAACCTGTATTGATAGAGGCAAGAAATATACCAGTGACTATATCTAAAGAGGAAATTGCAAAGAGAAAAGACTTGAGAGATCTTCCTATAATAACAATAGATGGAGATGATGCAAAAGACTTAGATGATGCTGTATATGTAAAAAAACTTCCAAATGGAAACTATAAATTAATAGTAAGTATAGCAGACGTTTCTCACTATATACCAGAGGGATCTATGCTAGATCAGGAAGCTTTCAAAAGAGGAAACTCAGTGTATCTAGTAGACAGAGTACTTCCTATGTTTCCTAAAGAAATATCTAATGGAATATGTTCGCTGAACCCTGATGAAGACAAACTTACATTTACATGTGAGATGGAGATAGATCAGAATGGTAAGGTAGTAGATTCTGAGACATATAAATCTGTAATAAAAAGTGTAAGAAGAATGACATATACAAATGTCAATAGGATGATAGCTGGAGAAGAGGAAGCTTTAAAAGAGTATTCAGATATCAAAGATATGGTAATGGAAATGCTTGAGCTTTCTAAAATAATAAGACAGGTAAAATATAACAGAGGAAGCATAGACTTTGACCTTCCAGAGATAAAACTGATACTTGATGAAGATGGAAAAGTAAAATATATCAAGAATAGAGAAAGAGGAGAATCTGAAAGAATAATAGAAGATTTTATGATAGCTGCTAATGAAACTGTAGCTGAAAAGCTTTTCTGGATGGAGATTCCATCAGTGTATAGAACACATGAGAAACCAGATCCTGAAAGAATAAAAAATCTGAATGAAACATTGAGTAAATTTAAATATAGAATACATTCTTTAGATGAAATACACCCTAAAAAATTCCAAAAAATAATAGAAGATTCAAAGGAAAGAGGAATAAATCTTCTTGTGCATAAGCTTATTCTTATGGCATTGAAACAAGCAAGATATACAGTGGATAATTTAGGGCACTTTGGACTGGCTTCTGGATATTATACACATTTTACTTCACCAATCAGAAGATATGCAGATTTAACTGTTCATAGAATATTGAATTCTGTACTTCATGGATATCCAAGCAAAAAAGTAATAGCTAAAAATGCTGAAGAGCTTCCACAAATATGTACTCATATATCTAAAACTGAAAGATCAGCTATGAAGATAGAAGATGAAAGTATAAAAATTAAACTTGTAGAATATATGATAGATAAAGTTGGAGAAGAGTATGATGCTACAATTGTAGGATTCAGCAATAAAAGAGTATTCTTTGAAACTGAAGAGCATGTGGAGTGTTTCTGGGATGTAGTAGCAGCTAAGCATTACTATGAATTTGATGATAGAGAATATGTAATGAAAGATATGGATGGTGGAAAAGTATACAGCATCGGAGATAAATATAAGGTTATTCTGGTGAGAGCAAGTCTTGCAGAACTTGAGATAGAAGTAGTGCCTCAAGTGGCAATGGAAGAGGGACTATAA
- the mgrA gene encoding L-glyceraldehyde 3-phosphate reductase has translation MRYTADEKRYNDMKYRKCGNSGLYLPVVSLGLWQNFGEETPLDIQKKKLFKAFDLGITHFDLANNYGRPADGSAEENLGRILKSDLNSYRDELIISTKAGYDMWPGPYGNGGSRKYIMASLDQSLKRMGLEYVDIFYHHRPDPDTPLEESMTALADIVKQGKALYVGISNYKAEEAEKAVKILNDLKVPCLINQIRYNMFERWAEEKLFEILENSGTGCMCYSPLAQGALTNRYINDVPSDSRAARTGTTIAERYLDEEKLLRVRELNKIAEERNQSMAQMALAWVLRRKEITSVLIGASRPEQIEDNVKTIQNLEFSEDEIVRIENILK, from the coding sequence ATGAGATATACAGCTGATGAAAAACGATATAATGATATGAAATATAGAAAATGCGGAAACAGTGGACTTTATCTTCCAGTTGTATCTTTAGGACTATGGCAGAATTTTGGTGAAGAAACACCTTTAGATATTCAAAAGAAAAAATTGTTCAAAGCTTTTGATCTGGGCATAACTCATTTTGACTTGGCCAATAATTATGGAAGACCAGCAGATGGTTCAGCAGAAGAAAATCTTGGAAGAATATTGAAATCTGATTTGAACAGTTATAGAGATGAACTGATAATATCTACAAAAGCTGGGTATGATATGTGGCCAGGACCTTATGGAAATGGAGGATCAAGAAAATATATTATGGCGAGCTTAGACCAAAGTCTGAAAAGAATGGGATTAGAGTATGTAGATATATTCTACCATCATAGACCTGATCCAGATACTCCTTTAGAGGAGTCTATGACAGCCCTTGCTGATATAGTAAAACAGGGAAAAGCCTTATATGTGGGAATATCTAATTACAAAGCAGAGGAAGCAGAAAAGGCTGTAAAAATACTTAATGATTTAAAAGTTCCCTGTCTTATAAATCAAATCAGATATAATATGTTTGAAAGATGGGCAGAGGAAAAACTATTTGAAATATTGGAAAATTCTGGAACTGGGTGTATGTGCTATAGTCCTTTGGCACAGGGAGCTTTGACTAACAGATATATCAATGATGTACCTTCTGATTCGAGAGCAGCAAGAACTGGAACTACTATAGCAGAACGTTATCTTGATGAAGAAAAGCTATTAAGAGTAAGAGAGCTGAATAAAATAGCAGAAGAAAGAAATCAAAGCATGGCACAAATGGCTCTTGCATGGGTATTGAGAAGAAAAGAAATAACAAGTGTATTAATAGGAGCAAGCAGACCAGAGCAGATAGAGGACAATGTAAAAACTATTCAAAATTTAGAGTTTTCAGAAGATGAAATAGTAAGAATAGAAAATATATTGAAATAG